Proteins found in one Muribaculum gordoncarteri genomic segment:
- a CDS encoding DNA cytosine methyltransferase, whose translation MKQLLYIDLFCGAGGTSTGVNSARLDGEQCAEVIACVNHDANAIASHASNHPNALHFTEDIRTLELSPLVAHLDKCRRENPEALTVLWASLECTNFSKAKGGQPRDADSRTLAEHLFRYIEAIDPDYIQIENVEEFMSWGEVDENGKPLSTDKGRSYLRWVNNVKRYGYNFEHRILNAADYGAYTSRKRFFGIFAKKNLPIVFPEATHSKTGEAALFGTLYKWKPVREVLDLEDEGNSIFNRKKPLSDKTLERIYAGLIKFVAGGKQAFMVKYNSMNQRGRYVAPSLEDPCPTVATQGRLALASVQFLSKQYSGAPDDKNISLEAPAGTITTVDHHALIHTDFLCSYNFKDAGKSIDRPCPTLLTRDRLALIQTQFIANEYSGGGQLSSLDSPNPAVLTNPKQKLISVCPWVMDTNYNNVDSSIDEPSRVITANRKHHYLMNPQFSSPGGSVESPCFTLIAKMDKRPPYLISTESGDFAIAVYDTDSPIMVKIKEFMALYRIIDIKMRMLKISELKLIMGFPEDYVLIGTQADQKKFIGNAVEVTIARAWCVALCDSVKRLIRQTA comes from the coding sequence ATGAAGCAATTACTATATATCGACTTGTTTTGCGGTGCCGGTGGTACTTCGACCGGCGTTAACTCCGCAAGGCTTGACGGAGAGCAATGCGCCGAGGTCATTGCGTGTGTGAATCACGATGCAAATGCGATAGCTTCCCACGCATCGAATCATCCGAATGCCTTACACTTCACTGAAGACATCCGAACACTTGAATTGTCGCCGCTCGTTGCGCATCTCGACAAATGCCGCAGAGAGAATCCAGAAGCTCTTACAGTTCTTTGGGCATCTCTCGAATGCACTAACTTCTCGAAAGCGAAAGGCGGCCAGCCGCGCGATGCAGACAGCCGTACACTTGCCGAGCATCTATTCCGATACATTGAAGCTATCGACCCGGATTATATACAGATTGAGAATGTCGAAGAGTTTATGTCGTGGGGCGAGGTAGACGAAAACGGAAAGCCGCTCTCGACCGACAAGGGACGCTCATATCTCCGTTGGGTTAACAATGTCAAGCGATACGGCTATAATTTCGAGCATCGCATCCTAAATGCGGCAGACTACGGCGCATATACTTCTCGCAAACGATTCTTCGGCATCTTCGCGAAAAAGAACTTGCCGATAGTGTTTCCCGAAGCTACACACAGCAAGACCGGCGAAGCGGCATTATTCGGCACTTTATACAAGTGGAAGCCGGTGCGTGAAGTCCTTGATTTGGAGGATGAGGGCAATTCAATCTTCAACCGCAAGAAGCCGCTCTCCGATAAGACGCTTGAACGCATATATGCCGGACTGATTAAGTTTGTCGCCGGTGGCAAGCAGGCATTCATGGTAAAATACAACTCCATGAATCAACGCGGCCGATATGTCGCTCCCTCGCTTGAAGACCCATGCCCGACAGTCGCGACACAAGGGCGGCTTGCACTCGCTTCCGTTCAGTTCCTTTCAAAGCAGTACAGCGGCGCGCCTGACGATAAGAACATATCTCTCGAAGCACCGGCAGGGACAATCACGACAGTAGACCATCACGCATTGATACACACTGACTTCCTTTGCAGCTACAACTTCAAAGACGCAGGTAAAAGCATTGACCGCCCCTGCCCTACGTTGCTCACACGCGATAGGCTTGCTTTGATTCAGACGCAGTTCATAGCAAACGAGTATTCCGGTGGCGGTCAACTTTCGAGCCTCGACAGCCCCAATCCGGCAGTACTCACTAACCCGAAACAAAAGCTCATAAGCGTGTGCCCTTGGGTAATGGATACCAACTACAACAATGTCGACAGCTCCATCGATGAGCCGTCAAGGGTCATCACAGCCAATCGCAAGCATCACTACTTGATGAATCCGCAATTTTCATCGCCTGGCGGCTCGGTCGAATCTCCTTGCTTCACACTTATAGCCAAGATGGATAAACGACCGCCATATCTCATTTCTACCGAATCCGGCGACTTCGCGATTGCGGTATATGACACCGACAGCCCGATAATGGTTAAAATCAAAGAGTTTATGGCACTCTATCGCATTATCGACATCAAGATGCGAATGCTCAAAATATCAGAACTCAAACTGATTATGGGCTTCCCGGAAGATTACGTGCTGATTGGCACACAAGCAGACCAAAAGAAGTTCATTGGCAACGCG
- a CDS encoding DNA methyltransferase: protein MNTAYQDFLSTKIQRVADSGFDIEESQLNPQLFDFQRYCVRWALKRGRSAIFAGCGNGKTIMQLEWAQQVAKRESRPVLILAPLSVSRQTIADGSEFGYEIHRYSDTLPADAKLVITNYEQLDNIDESRFIGVVLDESSILKNFTGHYRNAITAKFKHTLYKLCCSATPSPNDLNEIGNHSEFLNVLDAQDMRSKWFVREDGMNNYRLKGHAKADFYGWIASWAIVFENPADIGFIETGKRFKLPPLNYITHMVETAPQAGQLFAGGIVNATNFNAELRKTKTERLEIAAKIANETEGQVLIWIKQNEEGDILRQLLPDAVEVRGSDKDDVKERRLLDFADGKIRILISKAKICGYGMNFQSCGTQVFVAPDFSFEDFYQQVRRSYRFGRTDAVNIHLIITDTMQNARAIIEQKQARFEEMQREINRNVNEHKYGLLNDYTYEEYRDDYVLLMKGDTTIEISRIPDNSVDLIIFSPPFSSLFTYSNYIHDMGNNENHEDFFKQYAFLLKELYRILKPGRLMCCHTKDLGVYKNSSGYTGMYDFTGEHTRAVLAEGFKLHSKVTIWCDPVLEMQRTKTQRLLYKQVTSDSSKTGIGMAEYITIFKKWEGDEADWEPIKNLNRDNFPLETWQRWASPVWMDIKRTDVLNGAEGTAQGDEKHICPLQLSVIERLIHLWSNEGEVVFTPFLGIGSEVYVAVKNNRRGIGCELKDSYFATAVKNIKNAEQEVNTPSLFDF from the coding sequence ATGAATACAGCTTATCAAGACTTCCTATCGACAAAGATACAGCGCGTGGCTGATAGTGGCTTCGACATCGAAGAATCGCAGCTAAATCCGCAGCTTTTCGACTTTCAGCGTTATTGTGTGCGCTGGGCGTTGAAGCGCGGTAGGTCAGCCATATTCGCCGGTTGCGGTAACGGCAAAACAATCATGCAGCTTGAATGGGCGCAGCAAGTCGCCAAACGCGAATCTCGCCCGGTGCTGATACTCGCTCCGCTGTCGGTAAGCCGTCAGACAATAGCAGACGGCTCGGAATTTGGCTACGAGATACACCGATATTCCGATACGCTTCCGGCTGATGCTAAACTCGTCATAACGAACTACGAGCAGTTAGATAACATTGATGAATCTCGCTTTATAGGCGTGGTGCTTGACGAAAGCTCGATACTGAAGAACTTTACCGGGCATTATCGCAATGCCATAACGGCAAAGTTCAAACATACGCTCTACAAGCTATGTTGCAGCGCGACACCCTCACCAAACGACTTGAACGAAATCGGCAATCATTCTGAATTTCTCAACGTGCTTGACGCGCAGGATATGCGCTCGAAGTGGTTTGTCCGCGAGGATGGCATGAACAACTACCGCCTTAAAGGTCATGCGAAAGCTGATTTTTACGGCTGGATAGCATCGTGGGCTATCGTCTTCGAGAATCCGGCAGATATCGGATTCATCGAAACCGGCAAGCGTTTCAAGCTGCCACCGCTGAACTACATTACGCACATGGTGGAAACAGCACCCCAGGCAGGGCAGTTATTCGCCGGTGGCATAGTGAACGCGACAAACTTCAATGCAGAACTACGCAAGACGAAGACAGAACGCCTTGAAATCGCTGCCAAGATTGCCAATGAAACCGAGGGGCAAGTTCTGATTTGGATTAAGCAGAACGAGGAGGGCGACATTCTCCGTCAGCTTTTGCCGGATGCAGTTGAAGTGCGCGGAAGCGACAAAGACGATGTGAAAGAACGCCGCTTGCTCGACTTCGCAGACGGCAAAATCCGAATACTAATCTCGAAAGCCAAGATATGCGGCTACGGCATGAACTTCCAAAGCTGCGGAACGCAAGTTTTTGTAGCTCCCGACTTCTCTTTCGAGGACTTCTATCAACAAGTGCGCCGCTCGTACCGATTCGGGCGAACTGACGCAGTGAATATCCACCTCATAATAACCGATACGATGCAGAATGCAAGGGCTATCATCGAACAAAAACAAGCGCGGTTTGAAGAAATGCAGCGCGAAATAAACCGAAACGTGAACGAACACAAGTACGGACTTCTCAACGATTACACCTACGAGGAATACCGCGATGATTACGTACTTCTGATGAAAGGAGATACGACAATCGAAATCTCGCGCATTCCCGACAACAGCGTTGACCTCATAATCTTCTCGCCGCCGTTCAGTTCATTGTTCACGTACTCGAACTACATACACGACATGGGTAACAACGAGAATCACGAGGATTTTTTCAAACAATACGCATTCTTGCTGAAAGAACTCTACCGAATCTTGAAGCCCGGACGGCTCATGTGCTGCCACACAAAAGACCTCGGCGTGTATAAGAACTCTTCCGGCTATACCGGAATGTATGACTTCACCGGCGAACATACACGCGCCGTACTCGCCGAGGGATTCAAGTTGCACTCCAAAGTCACGATATGGTGTGACCCGGTGTTGGAGATGCAGCGCACGAAGACACAGCGACTTCTCTACAAGCAAGTGACATCCGACAGCTCGAAGACCGGCATCGGAATGGCTGAATATATCACGATATTCAAGAAATGGGAGGGCGATGAAGCCGATTGGGAGCCTATCAAGAATCTCAACCGTGACAACTTCCCTCTTGAAACGTGGCAACGCTGGGCATCGCCGGTGTGGATGGATATAAAGCGTACTGACGTGCTGAACGGAGCGGAGGGTACGGCGCAGGGCGATGAAAAGCACATTTGCCCTCTGCAACTCTCGGTCATCGAGCGACTGATACACCTTTGGAGTAATGAGGGCGAGGTCGTATTCACTCCGTTCCTCGGCATCGGCTCTGAAGTATATGTCGCCGTGAAGAATAACCGTAGAGGCATCGGTTGCGAGTTAAAGGACAGCTACTTTGCGACAGCAGTAAAAAACATCAAGAATGCCGAGCAAGAAGTTAACACCCCATCACTCTTTGACTTCTGA